Proteins encoded within one genomic window of Chloroflexota bacterium:
- a CDS encoding PadR family transcriptional regulator, which yields MDHTLLVLGLLKLQEMHGYQLSDLIDRRLKYLTDLKKPTLYHLLAKLEAAGRVTKSVSREGNRPERHTYRLTRAGEEQFTQLLEQNLRDAHAAYFNDDIGLLFLSEIAPADARAYLERKRAGVDAHIAEIAGGLAAHQPHTPAYYTLRHHALHLQTERAWLDELLAQMKRRTARQNVLECLDAAEASPRKRVTRKRTGYKKI from the coding sequence ATGGATCACACGCTCTTGGTGTTGGGGTTGCTCAAACTGCAAGAGATGCACGGCTATCAACTGAGCGATTTGATTGACCGCCGCCTGAAATATCTTACCGATCTCAAAAAGCCGACGCTCTATCACTTGCTCGCCAAACTTGAAGCGGCGGGTCGAGTGACCAAAAGCGTTTCGCGCGAAGGCAATCGCCCGGAGCGGCACACGTATCGGCTGACGCGCGCCGGCGAGGAGCAGTTCACGCAACTCTTGGAGCAGAATCTGCGCGACGCGCACGCGGCGTACTTTAACGACGACATCGGATTGCTTTTTCTCAGCGAGATTGCGCCGGCGGACGCGCGCGCGTATCTCGAACGAAAACGCGCCGGGGTGGACGCGCACATCGCCGAAATCGCCGGCGGGCTAGCAGCGCACCAACCGCATACGCCGGCGTACTATACGCTGCGTCATCACGCCTTGCATCTGCAAACCGAACGCGCCTGGCTCGACGAACTGCTCGCACAGATGAAACGCCGCACTGCGCGGCAAAACGTTCTCGAATGTCTCGATGCGGCGGAGGCGTCTCCGCGCAAACGCGTCACAAGAAAGCGAACGGGATACAAGAAAATCTGA
- a CDS encoding dihydroorotate dehydrogenase-like protein, whose protein sequence is MPDLSTTYLGLKLKNPIVPSSSPLMQKLDHIKRMEDAGAAAVVLHSLFEEQIIREADMLDHALDQGAHSFAEALTYFPDLGTYNLGPEGYLAHIAKVKAAVKIPVIASLNGVSTGGWIGYAKKIEQAGADALELNTYFIAADVEQTGTQVEEMYLDLLRDIKSRVRIPVAVKLSPYFTAFANFAQRLDQAGANALVLFNRFYQPDFDLENLEVMPNVVLSTPYELRKRLRWVAILYKRIKGDMAITGGIHSGEDVVKAMMAGANVAMTTSALLEHGVGRIHQMVDEMTRWMDEHEYASVQQMRGSMSQQAVAYPLAFERANYMKVLRSYDTRI, encoded by the coding sequence ATGCCAGATCTTTCAACTACCTACCTGGGTCTAAAGCTCAAGAATCCCATCGTGCCGTCGTCGTCGCCGCTGATGCAGAAACTGGATCACATCAAGCGGATGGAAGATGCCGGCGCGGCGGCGGTCGTCTTGCACTCGCTGTTCGAAGAGCAAATCATTCGCGAAGCGGACATGCTCGATCACGCGCTCGACCAGGGCGCGCATTCGTTCGCCGAAGCGTTGACGTACTTTCCCGACCTGGGCACCTATAACCTGGGTCCGGAAGGGTATCTCGCGCACATCGCCAAAGTCAAAGCCGCAGTCAAGATTCCAGTGATCGCGAGTCTCAACGGCGTTTCGACCGGCGGCTGGATCGGGTACGCGAAAAAGATCGAGCAAGCCGGCGCGGACGCGCTCGAATTGAATACGTACTTTATCGCCGCCGATGTGGAGCAGACCGGCACACAAGTCGAGGAGATGTACCTCGATCTGTTAAGAGATATCAAGTCGCGTGTGCGCATCCCGGTCGCGGTGAAACTCAGTCCGTACTTTACCGCGTTCGCCAATTTTGCTCAACGCCTCGACCAAGCGGGCGCGAACGCGCTCGTGCTGTTCAACCGATTCTATCAGCCCGATTTCGATTTAGAGAATCTCGAAGTCATGCCGAACGTCGTGTTGAGCACGCCCTACGAATTGCGGAAGCGTTTGCGCTGGGTCGCGATTCTCTACAAGCGCATCAAAGGCGACATGGCGATCACCGGCGGCATTCATAGCGGCGAAGATGTCGTCAAGGCGATGATGGCGGGCGCGAACGTCGCGATGACGACGTCGGCGCTGTTGGAACACGGCGTCGGACGGATCCACCAGATGGTGGATGAAATGACGCGGTGGATGGACGAGCACGAGTACGCGTCCGTGCAACAAATGCGCGGCAGTATGAGCCAGCAAGCCGTCGCATACCCGCTCGCCTTCGAGCGCGCGAACTATATGAAGGTGTTGCGCTCGTACGACACACGCATCTAA
- the nifJ gene encoding pyruvate:ferredoxin (flavodoxin) oxidoreductase yields MPRNQVTLDANEAAAYIAHQVSEVIAIYPITPSSPMGEWADQWSSEKKKNIWGTVPLVVEMQSEAGAAGAVHGALQTGSLTTTFTASQGLLLMIPNMYKIAGELTSAVFHVSARSLAAQGLSIFGDQSDVMATRQTGWVLLCSDSVQQVMDFALISHAATLQARLPFLHFFDGFRTSHEVMKVEQLARDDVRAMIDDNLVRAHRARGLAPENPVMRGTAQNPDVYFQARETVNPYYLAVPGIVQKTMDQFAQLVGRQYHLFDYVGAPDAERILVAMGSGNEVIQETVEYLNARGEKVGGLKVHLYRPFSVEHFVNAIPASVKTMAVLDRTKEPGSAGEPLYVDVLTALAETGRAIKTVGGRYGLSSKEFTPAMVKGVFDELKKPQPKNHFTIGINDDVTHTSLDYDPDFSTEGADTVRALFYGLGADGTVGANKNSIKIIGEDTPNFAQGYFYYDSKKSGTMTTSHLRFGPKPIHSSYLVRSANFIACHQFEFLEKTDMLAAAEMGATFLLSSPYGPDEVWDHLPRTVQKQIVEKKLKFYVIDAIAVARETGMGTRINTVMQTCFFAISGVLPREDAIEAIKHSIQKTYGKRGESVVAKNFAAVDKTLERLYQVQVPSQVTSAFDMRPPVPAEAPAFVQQVTAAMIAGKGDSLPVSALPVDGTYPVGTTQWERRNIALEIPVWDADVCIQCGKCVLVCPHAVIRAKVYDASLLAGAPQTFKSAEPKWKIFADKKYTLQVAPEDCTGCTLCVEVCPAKNKTQTGLKAINMAPQLPIREPEKANWEFFKQLPETDREQLSVQLVKDSQLLQPLFEFSGACAGCGETPYIKLVSQLFGDRAMIANATGCSSIYGGNLPTTPYAKNGDGRGPAWSNSLFEDNAEFGLGFRLTVDKRLEYASELLPQFADAIGTSLVDELLSADQSNEAGILKQRGRVQLLKERLANISTPQAKELLSVADVLVKKSVWIVGGDGWAYDIGYGGLDHVIASGRNVNILVLDTEVYSNTGGQMSKSTPRGAVAKFAAGGKPLAKKDLAMIAMTYGSVYVARVAMGANDSQTIRAFIEAEAYDGPSLIIAYSHCIAHGIDLAKGLEQQKLATASAYWPLFRYNPNNTKEGKNPFQLDSKAATIPLQKYAYNETRYTMLVQSNEEAAERLLKLAQADVDARWKMYEKMAQG; encoded by the coding sequence ATGCCACGTAATCAAGTGACTCTGGACGCCAATGAAGCCGCCGCGTACATCGCGCATCAGGTCAGCGAAGTGATCGCGATTTATCCGATCACGCCGTCGTCGCCGATGGGCGAGTGGGCGGATCAATGGTCGTCGGAAAAGAAAAAGAACATCTGGGGCACCGTGCCGCTCGTCGTCGAAATGCAGAGCGAAGCCGGCGCCGCAGGCGCAGTGCATGGCGCGCTGCAAACCGGCTCGCTCACGACCACGTTCACCGCGAGCCAGGGATTACTGTTGATGATCCCGAACATGTACAAAATCGCCGGCGAGTTGACCTCGGCGGTGTTCCATGTCAGCGCGCGTTCGCTCGCCGCCCAGGGTCTTTCGATCTTTGGCGATCAAAGCGATGTGATGGCGACGCGCCAGACCGGCTGGGTGTTGCTCTGCTCGGACTCGGTGCAACAAGTGATGGATTTCGCGCTCATCTCGCACGCGGCGACCTTGCAGGCGCGTCTGCCGTTCCTGCATTTCTTCGACGGGTTTCGCACCTCGCACGAAGTAATGAAGGTCGAGCAACTCGCGCGCGACGATGTGCGCGCGATGATTGACGATAACCTCGTACGTGCGCACCGCGCGCGCGGACTCGCGCCGGAAAATCCGGTGATGCGCGGCACCGCGCAAAACCCGGACGTGTACTTTCAAGCGCGCGAAACGGTCAACCCATACTATCTCGCCGTGCCGGGCATCGTGCAAAAGACGATGGATCAATTCGCGCAACTCGTCGGGCGGCAATATCACTTGTTCGATTACGTCGGCGCGCCGGATGCGGAGCGCATCCTCGTCGCGATGGGTTCGGGCAACGAAGTGATTCAAGAAACCGTCGAGTACCTCAACGCGCGCGGCGAAAAGGTCGGCGGGTTGAAAGTGCATTTGTATCGTCCCTTCTCGGTCGAACATTTCGTCAACGCGATTCCCGCGTCCGTCAAGACGATGGCGGTGCTCGACCGCACGAAAGAACCTGGGTCGGCGGGCGAACCGTTGTACGTGGACGTGCTCACCGCGCTCGCGGAGACCGGTCGCGCGATCAAAACCGTCGGGGGGCGGTACGGTTTGTCGTCGAAGGAGTTTACGCCGGCGATGGTCAAGGGCGTTTTCGACGAATTGAAAAAACCGCAACCCAAGAATCATTTCACCATCGGCATCAACGACGACGTGACGCACACGTCGCTCGACTATGATCCGGATTTCTCGACCGAAGGCGCGGACACCGTGCGCGCGTTGTTCTATGGTCTCGGCGCGGACGGCACGGTCGGCGCGAACAAGAACTCGATCAAGATCATCGGCGAGGATACGCCGAACTTTGCGCAGGGTTATTTCTACTACGATTCGAAAAAGTCCGGCACGATGACGACCTCGCACTTGCGCTTTGGACCCAAGCCGATTCACTCGTCCTACCTGGTGCGCTCGGCGAACTTTATCGCGTGCCACCAATTCGAGTTCCTCGAAAAGACCGATATGCTCGCGGCGGCGGAGATGGGCGCGACCTTTTTGCTCAGTAGTCCGTACGGTCCGGATGAAGTGTGGGATCACTTGCCGCGGACGGTGCAGAAACAAATCGTCGAAAAGAAACTGAAATTCTACGTGATTGATGCGATCGCGGTTGCGAGAGAAACTGGCATGGGCACGCGCATCAACACCGTGATGCAGACCTGCTTCTTCGCGATCAGCGGTGTGCTCCCACGCGAGGACGCCATCGAAGCGATCAAGCACTCGATCCAAAAAACGTACGGCAAGCGCGGCGAATCCGTCGTCGCGAAAAACTTTGCGGCGGTGGACAAGACGCTCGAACGGTTGTACCAAGTGCAAGTGCCATCCCAGGTGACGAGCGCGTTCGACATGCGTCCGCCTGTACCGGCGGAAGCGCCCGCGTTTGTGCAACAAGTGACCGCGGCGATGATCGCGGGCAAGGGCGACAGTTTGCCGGTGAGCGCGCTGCCGGTGGACGGCACGTACCCGGTCGGCACGACGCAGTGGGAACGCCGCAACATCGCGCTCGAAATTCCGGTGTGGGACGCGGACGTGTGTATCCAGTGCGGCAAGTGCGTGCTCGTGTGCCCGCACGCGGTCATTCGCGCCAAAGTGTACGATGCGAGCTTGCTCGCGGGCGCGCCACAAACCTTCAAGAGCGCGGAACCCAAATGGAAAATTTTCGCGGATAAAAAGTACACGCTCCAGGTCGCGCCGGAAGATTGCACCGGGTGTACGCTTTGCGTCGAAGTGTGTCCCGCGAAAAACAAAACGCAAACCGGCTTGAAGGCGATCAACATGGCGCCGCAATTGCCGATTCGCGAACCTGAAAAAGCGAACTGGGAATTCTTCAAGCAACTGCCCGAAACCGATCGCGAGCAGTTGAGCGTCCAGTTGGTCAAGGATTCGCAATTGCTCCAACCGTTGTTCGAGTTCTCCGGCGCGTGCGCGGGTTGCGGCGAAACGCCGTACATCAAACTCGTGTCGCAATTGTTCGGCGACCGCGCGATGATCGCGAACGCGACCGGGTGTTCCTCGATCTACGGCGGCAACTTGCCGACGACGCCGTACGCCAAGAACGGCGACGGACGCGGACCCGCATGGTCGAACTCGTTGTTTGAAGACAACGCGGAATTCGGTCTCGGTTTCCGCTTGACCGTGGACAAGCGACTCGAATACGCGTCGGAACTGTTGCCGCAATTCGCGGATGCGATCGGCACATCGCTCGTGGACGAATTGTTGAGCGCGGATCAATCGAACGAAGCCGGCATTCTCAAACAACGCGGGCGCGTGCAATTGCTCAAAGAACGTTTGGCGAACATCAGCACGCCGCAGGCGAAAGAGTTGTTGAGCGTTGCGGACGTGCTCGTCAAAAAGAGTGTGTGGATCGTCGGGGGCGACGGCTGGGCGTACGATATCGGCTACGGCGGACTCGATCATGTGATCGCGTCGGGACGCAATGTCAACATTCTCGTGCTCGACACCGAAGTGTACTCGAACACCGGCGGGCAGATGAGCAAGTCCACGCCGCGCGGCGCGGTCGCGAAATTCGCGGCGGGCGGCAAGCCGCTCGCAAAAAAAGACCTCGCGATGATCGCGATGACATACGGCAGTGTCTACGTCGCGCGCGTTGCGATGGGCGCGAACGATTCGCAAACCATCCGCGCCTTTATCGAAGCCGAAGCGTACGATGGACCGTCGCTCATCATCGCGTACAGTCACTGCATCGCGCACGGCATTGATCTGGCAAAAGGGTTGGAACAACAAAAGCTGGCTACGGCGAGCGCGTACTGGCCCCTCTTCCGCTACAATCCCAACAACACCAAAGAAGGCAAGAATCCTTTCCAACTCGATTCCAAAGCGGCGACGATTCCATTGCAAAAATACGCGTACAATGAAACGCGCTACACGATGCTCGTTCAGAGCAACGAAGAAGCCGCCGAGCGTTTGCTCAAACTCGCGCAGGCGGATGTAGACGCGCGCTGGAAGATGTACGAGAAAATGGCGCAAGGATAA
- a CDS encoding c-type cytochrome codes for MKLFRAFGLALTLMLTAIGIISVSAQGGDATRGAQLYAKNCTLCHGDKGQGRIGATLAKDFPALRVDAFLKETISNGVAGSRMPTWAKSKGGPLSDAEIDDIVAFVRTLSGPIAPTAPAGATATSAPLPSPAPNFPVGDSTRGAQVFATNCAACHGDRGEGRIGATLQKDFPVLDPEKFLDTTISRGVAGSKMPAWSKSAGGPLSDQEIADAAAFIRSLKPAAAPTQAAPQIPQGGAFGGWIAIVCVGIAAVVGLGALALGLAGSRKNPA; via the coding sequence ATGAAATTATTCCGAGCGTTTGGGTTGGCATTGACGCTGATGCTTACCGCGATCGGCATCATATCCGTTTCGGCGCAAGGCGGCGACGCGACACGGGGCGCTCAGTTGTACGCTAAAAACTGCACGCTGTGTCACGGCGATAAAGGACAGGGGCGCATCGGCGCGACGCTTGCCAAAGATTTTCCGGCGTTGCGCGTGGATGCGTTTCTCAAAGAAACGATTTCGAATGGCGTGGCGGGCAGTCGTATGCCGACCTGGGCAAAGAGCAAAGGCGGTCCGTTGAGCGACGCGGAAATTGACGACATCGTCGCGTTCGTGCGGACGTTAAGCGGTCCCATCGCGCCGACCGCGCCGGCGGGCGCAACCGCGACGAGCGCGCCGCTCCCTTCACCCGCGCCCAATTTTCCGGTGGGCGATTCCACGCGCGGCGCGCAAGTGTTCGCGACTAATTGCGCGGCGTGTCACGGCGACCGCGGCGAGGGACGCATCGGCGCGACGTTGCAAAAAGATTTCCCGGTGCTTGATCCGGAAAAATTTCTCGATACGACGATCTCACGCGGCGTCGCCGGTTCCAAGATGCCCGCGTGGAGCAAATCCGCCGGCGGTCCGTTGAGCGATCAAGAAATCGCGGACGCCGCGGCGTTCATCCGTTCGCTCAAGCCCGCCGCGGCACCGACGCAAGCCGCGCCGCAAATCCCGCAAGGCGGCGCGTTCGGCGGCTGGATCGCGATTGTATGCGTGGGAATTGCCGCCGTCGTCGGGCTGGGCGCGCTCGCCCTGGGATTGGCGGGATCGAGAAAAAATCCGGCGTAA
- a CDS encoding ABC transporter permease, giving the protein MNAFLAILRREVRAVLRERTILIAILIQLFIASFSSALLIGLLSLYDPESIGVYARVNLGIGLLGAPNSALAPILSERGIRVTPYATAEDAQAAYQQGAIDAIIAAPDDGAGPVEMKLFLPRAEAKSSVILMVLQEPFKQYENVLRAQRGIEVRYTDLRGLPPTTFEFIYSIIIPVLMFFPAFVAGSMVVDSLSEELENNTLDTLLTAPLSLNTIVGGKIAAAWLLAFVQCLAWLALLRVNRIAVENVWLVLALAVITAGIITNASAFVSVVFKDRERSQFVYSLLILASTSISYAFDASPIKTMTRLASGDYYTGARDVIGFAVTLVVAIVVLWFGARRVEHAR; this is encoded by the coding sequence GTGAACGCGTTCCTCGCCATCTTGCGCCGCGAAGTGCGCGCGGTCTTGCGCGAGCGCACGATCCTCATCGCGATCTTGATCCAATTGTTCATCGCGTCGTTCTCGTCCGCGTTGCTCATCGGCTTGTTGTCGTTGTACGATCCGGAATCCATCGGCGTGTACGCGCGCGTGAATCTGGGCATCGGTTTGCTCGGCGCGCCGAATAGCGCGCTCGCGCCGATCTTGAGCGAGCGCGGCATTCGCGTGACGCCTTACGCGACCGCCGAGGACGCGCAAGCCGCGTACCAGCAAGGCGCGATTGACGCGATCATTGCCGCGCCGGATGATGGCGCGGGTCCAGTCGAAATGAAACTGTTCTTGCCGCGCGCGGAAGCGAAATCGTCCGTCATTTTGATGGTTCTGCAAGAACCGTTCAAGCAGTACGAAAATGTGTTGCGCGCGCAACGCGGCATCGAGGTACGCTACACTGACCTGCGCGGCTTGCCGCCGACGACGTTCGAGTTCATCTACTCGATCATCATTCCGGTCCTGATGTTTTTTCCGGCATTCGTCGCGGGGAGTATGGTCGTGGATTCGTTGTCGGAGGAATTGGAGAACAACACGCTCGACACGTTATTGACCGCGCCGCTCTCGTTGAACACGATTGTCGGCGGCAAGATTGCCGCGGCGTGGTTGCTCGCGTTCGTTCAGTGTCTGGCGTGGCTGGCGTTGTTGCGCGTGAATCGTATCGCGGTGGAAAATGTTTGGCTTGTGCTTGCGCTCGCGGTCATCACCGCCGGCATCATCACCAACGCGTCGGCATTCGTTTCGGTGGTGTTCAAGGATCGCGAACGTTCCCAGTTCGTCTACTCGCTTTTGATTCTCGCCAGCACGAGCATTAGTTACGCATTCGACGCGTCGCCGATCAAAACGATGACGCGCTTGGCGAGCGGCGATTATTACACGGGCGCGCGCGATGTGATTGGTTTTGCGGTGACGCTCGTTGTTGCAATCGTCGTCTTGTGGTTTGGCGCGCGACGCGTGGAGCACGCGCGATGA
- a CDS encoding ABC transporter permease, producing the protein MRPILTIALREITRLQKRFSGGASPLTVVLLLGALALSAFAFREMSVLGNGLYRVGVSPDAPAMRDNRFAVVATDATRGKTLLEQHALDAYIDGARVRARRDNKSLYAVGALKRYLEKQELGRIYATYELTRAFPLRVEINYLDSPTDAAPRGALDETLTAPPTTAPARASDAALQKQLEKIQTEGKLSEIRIDAASDKEIIIPSLMTPPAPFAQVIVAFLYIMPVTFISIFFTSSFMDEKINRRLTLLLSAPVTPFQIILGKMLPYAIFALIATAVMAIITRGNVLLALAIFIPTILFILAIYLMVPLFYRTFKDTTFISMLATTTTTAFLVFPAMFTGISDLAFMSPLTLAVKMYRNEPFGWQEYLFPSVPMVAIFGLALYAGTRLLNEEFLMGFRPITRKIADGIFLVLDRAHPYLSIALMSLLVIPVVYLMQLVLLAIATNLPTGLMLGGALVIAATIEEVAKSAGIAVFVEQRVVRTTRQALALAFLSALGFLVGEKLLLLVSVNLVSQTMLSTALFNTGFLLVPLAAHFVFTSIVVVLHARWRVRYPIAILVSVILHAIYNALIAGGLS; encoded by the coding sequence ATGCGCCCCATCCTCACCATCGCGCTGCGCGAAATTACGCGCCTACAAAAACGGTTCAGCGGCGGCGCGAGTCCACTCACCGTCGTGTTGTTGCTTGGCGCGCTCGCGTTGTCGGCGTTCGCGTTCCGTGAAATGTCCGTACTCGGCAACGGATTGTATCGCGTCGGCGTGTCGCCCGACGCGCCGGCGATGCGCGATAATCGCTTCGCCGTCGTCGCCACGGATGCGACACGCGGCAAGACTCTTCTCGAGCAACACGCGCTCGACGCGTACATTGACGGCGCGCGCGTGCGCGCACGGCGCGATAACAAATCGCTCTACGCGGTCGGCGCGCTCAAACGCTACCTTGAAAAGCAAGAACTGGGTCGCATCTACGCGACGTACGAATTGACGCGCGCGTTTCCTCTGCGTGTTGAAATCAACTACCTCGATTCACCCACCGACGCCGCGCCGCGCGGCGCACTCGACGAGACGTTGACCGCGCCGCCGACCACCGCGCCCGCGCGCGCGAGCGACGCGGCGCTGCAAAAGCAACTCGAAAAAATCCAGACCGAAGGCAAACTCTCCGAAATCCGGATTGACGCGGCGAGCGATAAAGAAATCATCATCCCCTCGTTGATGACGCCGCCCGCGCCGTTCGCGCAAGTGATCGTCGCGTTCCTCTACATCATGCCGGTGACGTTCATCAGTATTTTCTTCACCAGCAGTTTTATGGACGAGAAGATCAACCGGCGACTCACGCTCCTGCTCTCCGCGCCGGTCACGCCGTTTCAAATCATCCTCGGCAAAATGTTGCCGTACGCGATCTTTGCGCTCATCGCGACCGCGGTGATGGCGATTATCACGCGCGGGAATGTTCTGCTCGCGCTCGCGATTTTCATTCCGACCATTCTATTCATTCTCGCGATCTATTTGATGGTGCCGCTGTTCTATCGCACGTTCAAAGACACCACGTTCATCTCGATGCTTGCGACGACCACAACAACCGCGTTCCTCGTTTTCCCGGCGATGTTCACCGGCATCAGCGACCTCGCGTTCATGTCGCCGCTCACGCTCGCGGTGAAAATGTATCGCAACGAGCCGTTCGGTTGGCAAGAGTATCTGTTTCCCTCCGTGCCGATGGTCGCGATTTTCGGTCTCGCGTTGTACGCGGGCACGCGCCTGTTGAACGAAGAATTCTTGATGGGCTTTCGTCCGATCACGCGCAAAATCGCCGATGGCATTTTTCTCGTGCTCGACCGCGCGCACCCGTACCTCTCCATCGCGTTGATGAGTCTGCTCGTCATTCCCGTCGTCTATCTGATGCAGTTGGTTTTGCTCGCGATTGCGACGAACCTGCCGACCGGGTTGATGCTGGGCGGCGCGCTCGTCATCGCCGCGACGATTGAAGAGGTGGCGAAGTCCGCCGGCATCGCCGTGTTCGTTGAGCAACGCGTCGTGCGGACGACGCGCCAGGCGCTCGCGCTCGCGTTTCTCTCCGCGCTCGGTTTTCTCGTCGGCGAAAAATTACTCCTGCTCGTTTCGGTCAACCTGGTTTCGCAGACGATGCTCTCGACCGCGTTGTTCAACACCGGCTTTTTGCTCGTTCCGCTCGCGGCGCATTTTGTATTCACGTCCATTGTCGTCGTGCTTCACGCGCGCTGGCGCGTGCGGTATCCTATCGCGATTCTCGTAAGCGTCATCCTGCACGCGATCTACAACGCGCTTATCGCGGGAGGGTTATCGTGA
- a CDS encoding DUF2283 domain-containing protein, protein MLFEYHSDSDMLYIKLADEASTESEEIAPGVVLDFDTNNRVLGVEIEDASKFIDLSRLELRALPIADLILRERIPVGA, encoded by the coding sequence ATGCTTTTTGAATACCATTCGGATAGCGATATGCTCTATATAAAACTTGCCGACGAAGCAAGTACCGAGTCCGAAGAAATTGCGCCAGGGGTCGTGCTGGATTTCGACACAAATAATCGGGTCCTTGGCGTCGAGATTGAGGACGCCAGCAAGTTTATTGATCTATCGCGATTAGAGTTAAGAGCATTACCCATTGCTGATTTGATTCTCCGCGAAAGAATTCCAGTAGGTGCATGA
- a CDS encoding DUF2203 domain-containing protein: MKVFTHAEATALLPRINALLDEIIRLRDLLIAQGASLQSVLAHADGNGGNKHSSEYVVAMKQFNDCLNAFKDLGCELKDIDAGLVDFPAYRDGELVYLCWKRGETAIEFWHALDSGYAGRQPLD; encoded by the coding sequence TTGAAAGTATTTACGCACGCAGAAGCCACCGCACTGCTTCCGCGAATCAATGCCTTGCTCGACGAGATCATCCGTCTGCGCGATCTGCTGATCGCCCAAGGCGCGTCGCTTCAATCCGTGCTCGCGCACGCGGACGGGAATGGCGGCAATAAACATTCGAGCGAGTACGTCGTTGCGATGAAACAATTCAACGATTGCCTCAACGCGTTCAAAGACCTGGGTTGCGAACTCAAGGATATTGACGCGGGCTTGGTGGATTTCCCCGCGTACCGCGATGGGGAACTAGTCTACCTATGTTGGAAACGCGGCGAGACCGCCATCGAATTCTGGCATGCGCTCGATTCCGGCTACGCCGGGAGACAACCGCTCGACTGA
- a CDS encoding redoxin domain-containing protein translates to MPSYEAQRAEFEGLHSQVLAISSDPIFSKQAWGKALGGISYPLVADFWPHGEVAQKYGVFNPKLGRPDRSIFIVDKQGIIRWVKLYEPGILPDNADLLAELRKLG, encoded by the coding sequence ATTCCTTCCTACGAAGCGCAACGCGCCGAATTCGAAGGATTGCATAGCCAGGTTCTGGCTATCAGCAGTGACCCCATCTTTTCCAAGCAGGCGTGGGGCAAAGCGTTGGGCGGCATCTCGTATCCGCTCGTCGCCGATTTCTGGCCCCACGGCGAGGTCGCCCAAAAGTACGGCGTGTTCAATCCAAAGCTGGGTCGTCCTGACCGCTCGATTTTCATCGTAGACAAGCAAGGTATTATTCGTTGGGTGAAACTGTACGAACCCGGCATCTTGCCCGACAACGCCGACCTCTTGGCGGAATTGCGAAAACTCGGGTAA
- a CDS encoding redoxin domain-containing protein has protein sequence MSDLLRVGEVAPDFTLPGVITKPEVARLEIKLSDYRGRKNVVLAFHTFAFTAT, from the coding sequence ATGTCCGATCTGCTTCGCGTCGGTGAAGTCGCCCCGGACTTTACGTTGCCCGGCGTCATCACCAAGCCCGAGGTTGCTCGTCTCGAAATCAAACTGAGCGACTATCGCGGGCGCAAAAATGTCGTGCTGGCGTTTCACACGTTCGCGTTCACCGCGACCTGA